Proteins encoded by one window of Chromobacterium violaceum ATCC 12472:
- a CDS encoding SIMPL domain-containing protein (The SIMPL domain is named for its presence in mouse protein SIMPL (signalling molecule that associates with mouse pelle-like kinase). Bacterial member BP26, from Brucella, was shown to assemble into a channel-like structure, while YggE from E. coli has been associated with resistance to oxidative stress.), with product MRKNRIKPMLLCCMLAAAAPLASAADGIQLNLSANAQRDVANDQISATLYVQQSNNQAAVLADRLNKATANGLAIGRGYKDVQLSSGSYSTWPSYDKNGKITGWQGRSEIQLKSKDFAQAAELIGKLQQTMLLEGVQFGVSDEARRKAEQSMIPEAIANLKGQAEVAARALGKNVVNIQQLDIGQQSHGFRPPVMMMKASMAGAEAANVSQPDLQPGQTQLQLQVSGKVELK from the coding sequence ATGAGAAAAAACCGAATCAAGCCCATGCTGTTGTGTTGCATGCTGGCCGCCGCCGCGCCGCTGGCCTCCGCCGCCGACGGCATCCAGCTCAATCTGTCCGCCAATGCCCAGCGCGACGTGGCCAACGACCAGATCAGCGCCACCCTGTATGTGCAACAAAGCAACAACCAAGCAGCGGTGCTGGCCGATAGGCTGAACAAGGCCACCGCCAACGGCCTGGCCATCGGCCGCGGCTACAAGGACGTCCAGCTGTCCAGCGGCAGCTACAGCACCTGGCCCAGCTACGACAAGAACGGCAAGATCACCGGCTGGCAAGGCCGTTCCGAAATCCAGCTGAAGAGCAAGGACTTCGCCCAGGCCGCCGAGCTGATCGGCAAGCTGCAACAGACCATGCTGCTGGAGGGCGTGCAGTTCGGCGTGTCCGACGAAGCCCGCCGCAAGGCCGAGCAGAGCATGATTCCCGAGGCCATCGCCAACCTGAAGGGCCAGGCCGAAGTGGCCGCGCGCGCGCTGGGCAAGAACGTGGTCAACATCCAGCAGCTGGACATCGGCCAGCAGAGCCACGGCTTCCGTCCGCCAGTGATGATGATGAAGGCGTCGATGGCGGGCGCGGAGGCGGCCAACGTCAGCCAGCCCGACCTGCAGCCGGGCCAGACCCAGCTGCAACTGCAGGTCAGCGGCAAGGTGGAGCTCAAGTAA
- a CDS encoding glutathione S-transferase has translation MKLIASLTSPYARKVRIVLAEKKIDCPLEEDVPWNADTRVAEYNPLGKVPVLELDDGSTLYDSRVIVEYLENSSPVSRLLPQDNRQIILTRRWEALADGIIDAMVAIVLERRRPPEKQMEEVVERQRGKILRGLATLSEDLGEKQWCTSHGYSLADIAVGCCLGYLDFRAPEIDWRAAHPNLDALLQRLYARPSFQDTEPPAA, from the coding sequence ATGAAACTGATCGCCTCTTTGACCAGCCCATACGCCCGCAAGGTGCGCATCGTGCTGGCTGAAAAGAAAATCGACTGCCCGCTGGAGGAAGACGTGCCCTGGAACGCGGACACCCGCGTCGCCGAGTACAATCCGCTGGGCAAGGTGCCTGTGCTGGAGCTGGACGACGGCTCCACCCTCTACGACTCCCGCGTGATCGTCGAATACCTGGAAAACAGCTCGCCGGTATCGCGGCTGCTGCCGCAGGACAATCGGCAGATCATCCTCACCCGCCGCTGGGAAGCGCTGGCAGACGGCATCATCGACGCGATGGTGGCCATCGTGCTGGAGCGCCGCCGCCCGCCGGAGAAGCAGATGGAGGAAGTGGTGGAGCGCCAGCGCGGCAAGATACTGCGCGGCCTGGCCACGCTGTCGGAAGACCTGGGCGAGAAGCAATGGTGCACCAGCCACGGCTACAGCCTGGCCGACATCGCCGTCGGCTGCTGCCTGGGCTACCTGGACTTTCGCGCGCCGGAAATCGACTGGCGCGCCGCCCATCCCAATCTGGACGCGTTGCTGCAGCGGCTGTACGCCCGGCCGTCCTTCCAGGATACCGAACCGCCCGCGGCCTGA
- a CDS encoding DUF1345 domain-containing protein, producing MTSMIRRFILVRMILARPRLAWSALFGLLVIAVLPHVAAMHDVTRYIVGWNAGAWLYLALAGWMMFGAGRKPIRHWARVEDEGQWLVLLLVCVAAAASLSAIVMELAVVKDMHGWPRAAHIALAVLTLLSSWAFTHVMFALHYARGFYAREAHGLPGGLEFPGTRQPDYEDFLYFAFIIGTSGQTADVSFTDGSQRRTGTVHCVLAFFFNATVLALMINIAAGLI from the coding sequence ATGACGAGCATGATTCGCCGTTTCATCCTGGTACGCATGATATTGGCCCGCCCCAGGCTGGCATGGTCGGCGCTGTTCGGCCTATTGGTGATCGCGGTTTTGCCCCATGTCGCGGCGATGCACGATGTCACGCGCTACATCGTCGGCTGGAACGCCGGCGCCTGGCTGTATCTGGCGCTGGCCGGCTGGATGATGTTCGGGGCGGGGCGCAAGCCGATACGGCATTGGGCCCGGGTGGAGGACGAGGGGCAATGGCTGGTGCTGCTGCTGGTGTGCGTGGCGGCGGCGGCCAGCCTGTCGGCCATCGTGATGGAGCTGGCGGTGGTGAAAGACATGCATGGCTGGCCGCGCGCCGCCCATATCGCGCTGGCGGTGCTGACCTTGCTGTCCTCGTGGGCGTTCACCCATGTGATGTTCGCGCTGCATTACGCGCGCGGCTTCTACGCGAGGGAAGCGCACGGCCTGCCGGGCGGGCTGGAGTTCCCGGGCACCCGGCAGCCGGATTACGAGGACTTCCTGTATTTCGCCTTCATCATCGGCACCTCGGGCCAGACCGCCGACGTCAGCTTCACCGACGGCAGCCAGCGCCGCACCGGCACCGTGCACTGCGTGCTGGCCTTCTTCTTCAACGCCACCGTGCTGGCGCTGATGATCAACATCGCCGCCGGGCTGATCTGA
- a CDS encoding 2OG-Fe dioxygenase family protein — protein sequence MTSALAAHHPQAPSHPEPQLEPICRRLALQDFCLLPAEQSRSLMQRFPGALADWTAFQDSWNHLQQDKFMADGGRYRKRLHATLSAEPSSRVARAEPHRPHYQSKLYNPLNGGVPRHFEPIRNEILLGPTMQAALSLGCAIFGQLSPYTPWHIEAHQFRIEARNREPGWPTPEGVHRDGVHFLMMMLVKRHNLVNGATELFDLEKQPLASFTLTDPLDIALVNDERVLHGVTPVSQLDPSRDGHRDVLLISFRRR from the coding sequence ATGACTTCGGCACTCGCCGCCCACCACCCGCAAGCCCCCTCCCATCCCGAACCGCAACTGGAGCCGATCTGCCGCCGCCTGGCGCTGCAGGACTTCTGCCTGCTGCCGGCGGAGCAAAGCCGTTCCCTGATGCAACGCTTCCCGGGCGCATTGGCTGACTGGACCGCCTTTCAGGACAGTTGGAACCATCTGCAGCAAGACAAGTTCATGGCGGACGGCGGCCGCTACCGCAAACGGCTGCACGCGACGCTCAGCGCCGAGCCATCCTCCCGCGTCGCGCGCGCCGAGCCCCACCGCCCACACTACCAGAGCAAGCTGTACAACCCGCTGAACGGCGGCGTGCCGCGCCATTTCGAGCCGATACGCAACGAAATCCTGCTCGGCCCCACCATGCAGGCGGCGCTGAGCCTGGGCTGCGCCATCTTCGGCCAGCTGTCGCCGTACACGCCGTGGCATATCGAAGCCCACCAGTTCCGCATCGAGGCACGCAACCGCGAACCCGGCTGGCCCACGCCGGAAGGCGTGCACCGCGACGGCGTGCATTTCCTGATGATGATGCTGGTCAAGCGTCACAATCTGGTGAACGGCGCCACCGAGCTGTTCGACCTGGAAAAACAGCCGCTGGCCTCGTTCACGCTGACCGACCCGCTGGACATCGCGCTGGTCAACGACGAGCGCGTGCTGCACGGCGTCACCCCGGTCAGCCAGCTCGATCCCTCGCGCGACGGCCACCGCGACGTGCTGCTGATCAGCTTCCGCCGCCGCTGA
- a CDS encoding substrate-binding periplasmic protein, with product MRSMLALMAACWFGCAPAAELHAYTEDVPPLNYLDNGNVKGYSTEVLQLVAREAGFNLTVEVLPWLRAYAKARDTAGGLLYTVVRTPEREAQFQWVGPIGSRRIYMYRLGPRGNIRVDAASDLTRYRNGVLTGSATASQLQALGLQSGLNLDLGQSDAVNLKKLLLKRVDLIAMLDWAMAWQLRLQRLPENTVAPAWLLDGKLQYWFALNPHTPPEQVAKLQAALDRIRADGRLQAIRRRYRDD from the coding sequence ATGAGAAGCATGCTGGCGCTGATGGCGGCCTGCTGGTTCGGCTGCGCGCCGGCCGCGGAGCTCCATGCCTATACCGAAGACGTTCCGCCGCTGAACTATCTGGACAATGGCAACGTGAAGGGTTACTCCACCGAGGTTCTGCAGCTGGTGGCGCGCGAGGCGGGCTTCAACCTGACGGTGGAAGTGCTGCCCTGGCTGCGCGCTTACGCCAAGGCCAGGGACACGGCGGGCGGGCTGCTGTACACCGTGGTGCGCACGCCGGAGCGGGAAGCCCAGTTTCAGTGGGTGGGCCCCATCGGCTCCCGCCGCATCTACATGTACCGCCTGGGCCCGCGCGGCAACATCCGCGTCGACGCCGCCAGCGACCTCACCCGCTACCGCAACGGCGTGCTGACGGGATCGGCCACCGCCAGCCAGCTGCAGGCGCTGGGCCTGCAGAGCGGCCTCAACCTGGACCTGGGCCAGAGCGACGCCGTCAACCTGAAGAAGCTGCTGCTGAAACGGGTGGACCTGATAGCCATGCTGGACTGGGCGATGGCCTGGCAGCTGCGCCTGCAGCGCCTGCCAGAAAACACCGTCGCGCCCGCCTGGCTGCTGGACGGCAAGCTGCAATACTGGTTCGCCCTGAATCCGCACACGCCCCCGGAGCAGGTGGCCAAACTGCAGGCCGCGCTGGACCGGATACGCGCCGACGGGCGGCTGCAGGCCATACGCCGCCGTTACCGCGACGACTGA
- a CDS encoding YdcH family protein encodes MFPEYRERITRLKTEDAHFARLFDKHNQLDQQIKNMEDRIVSATHEEIETLKKEKLKLKDELYALLKACAS; translated from the coding sequence ATGTTTCCCGAATACCGCGAACGGATCACCCGTCTGAAAACCGAGGATGCGCATTTCGCCCGCCTGTTTGACAAGCATAACCAGCTGGATCAGCAGATCAAGAACATGGAAGACCGCATCGTATCCGCGACCCACGAAGAGATAGAAACGCTGAAGAAGGAAAAGCTGAAGCTGAAGGACGAGCTGTACGCGTTGCTGAAGGCCTGCGCGTCCTGA
- the hflK gene encoding FtsH protease activity modulator HflK: protein MPETRPNTPPPPSPFAALRLRLDYTLELLGMRGKGLALLAGMIAILWLASGIYRVEPDEQGVVQRFGRWTDTTAAGLHYHLPWPMETIQLPKVTQIKQLKLANLYESGPPDAADPREKQMLTGDENIIEADCAVFWRIKDAGRFLFRANKPEEALRITAEGALREVISRTPIQAAMSNRRQQVAEEARELIQQRLDAQQAGILITQVQLQRVDPPAAVIDAFNDVQRARADQERARNEAQAYSNDILPKARGEAERIRQEAEAYRSQVVNLAQGEARRFDSVYQTYAQAKDVTAWRLYLESMDDMLKKASKVVIDGSGKSGAGVLPLLQLQDKPKAGKENR, encoded by the coding sequence ATGCCCGAAACCCGCCCCAACACACCGCCCCCCCCCTCCCCGTTCGCCGCGCTGCGGCTGCGGCTGGACTACACGCTGGAACTGCTGGGCATGCGCGGAAAAGGCCTGGCCTTGCTCGCCGGCATGATCGCCATCCTCTGGCTGGCCTCCGGCATCTACCGCGTGGAGCCCGACGAGCAGGGCGTGGTGCAGCGCTTCGGCCGCTGGACCGACACCACCGCGGCCGGCCTGCACTACCACCTGCCCTGGCCGATGGAGACCATCCAGCTGCCCAAAGTTACCCAGATCAAGCAGCTGAAGCTGGCCAATCTGTATGAAAGCGGCCCGCCCGATGCCGCCGACCCGCGCGAAAAGCAGATGCTGACCGGCGACGAGAACATCATCGAGGCCGACTGCGCGGTGTTCTGGCGCATCAAGGACGCCGGCCGGTTCCTGTTCCGCGCCAACAAGCCGGAAGAAGCGCTGCGCATCACCGCCGAAGGCGCGCTGCGCGAGGTGATCTCCCGCACGCCCATCCAGGCGGCGATGTCCAACCGCCGCCAGCAGGTGGCCGAGGAGGCCCGCGAGCTGATCCAGCAGCGGCTGGACGCGCAGCAGGCCGGCATCCTGATCACCCAGGTGCAGCTGCAGCGGGTCGACCCGCCGGCGGCGGTGATCGACGCCTTCAACGACGTGCAGCGCGCCCGCGCCGACCAGGAGCGCGCGCGCAACGAGGCCCAGGCCTACAGCAACGACATCCTGCCCAAGGCGCGCGGCGAGGCCGAGCGCATCCGCCAGGAGGCCGAAGCCTACCGCAGCCAGGTGGTCAACCTGGCCCAGGGCGAGGCCAGGCGCTTCGACTCGGTGTACCAGACCTATGCCCAGGCCAAGGACGTCACCGCGTGGCGGCTGTACCTGGAAAGCATGGACGACATGCTGAAGAAGGCCAGCAAGGTGGTGATAGACGGCAGCGGCAAGAGCGGCGCCGGCGTGTTGCCGCTGCTGCAGCTGCAGGACAAACCCAAGGCCGGCAAGGAGAACCGCTGA
- the hflC gene encoding protease modulator HflC, whose amino-acid sequence MDKQWRGIGWAAGLAVVWLALSAQYTLNEGQKALVVRLGAPVNVDGEPGLKFKLPLVDSVQYYDTRLQMLAPPPEQVILGDEKRLEVETYTRYRIADTLRFYQALRTEEQARAQLAQLVSTSLRRELGKAPLTDLLSPRRRAIVARIQQEVAERGRPLGLEVTEVQLHRADLPLETSQAIYDRMKSARQQEAKELRAQGAEWAQQIQAKAERDRTVILSEAQRQSAIIHGEADAEAGRTLAQAFSKDPKFYKFYRSLQTYRQSLADSAPTLVLSPDSALLHDLKTGPAGGKP is encoded by the coding sequence ATGGATAAGCAGTGGCGCGGAATCGGCTGGGCGGCGGGCCTGGCGGTCGTATGGCTGGCGCTGTCGGCGCAATACACGCTGAACGAGGGGCAGAAGGCGCTGGTGGTGCGCCTGGGCGCGCCGGTCAACGTGGACGGCGAGCCGGGGCTGAAATTCAAGCTGCCGCTGGTGGACAGCGTGCAGTACTACGATACCCGGCTGCAGATGCTGGCCCCGCCGCCGGAGCAGGTGATCCTGGGCGACGAGAAGCGGCTGGAGGTGGAAACCTACACCCGCTACCGCATCGCCGACACGCTGCGCTTCTACCAGGCGCTGCGCACCGAGGAGCAGGCGCGCGCGCAGCTGGCGCAGTTGGTCAGCACCTCGCTGCGGCGCGAGCTGGGCAAGGCGCCGCTGACCGATCTGCTGTCGCCGCGCCGGCGCGCCATCGTCGCCCGCATCCAGCAGGAAGTGGCGGAACGCGGCCGGCCGCTGGGCCTGGAGGTGACCGAGGTGCAGCTGCACCGCGCCGACCTGCCGCTGGAAACCAGCCAGGCCATCTACGACCGGATGAAGTCGGCCCGCCAGCAGGAGGCCAAGGAATTGCGCGCCCAGGGCGCGGAATGGGCGCAACAGATCCAGGCCAAGGCCGAGCGCGACCGCACCGTGATCCTGTCCGAGGCGCAGCGGCAAAGCGCCATCATCCACGGCGAGGCCGACGCAGAGGCCGGCCGCACCCTGGCCCAGGCCTTCAGCAAGGATCCCAAGTTCTACAAGTTCTACCGCTCGCTGCAAACCTACCGCCAGTCGCTGGCCGACTCCGCGCCGACGCTGGTGCTGTCGCCCGACTCCGCGCTGCTGCATGACCTGAAAACCGGTCCGGCGGGCGGCAAGCCATGA
- a CDS encoding NRAMP family divalent metal transporter, with product MSGTDMPLQPSALRRLRHLLAALGPGLVVMLADTETGSVIAAAQSGAHWGYRMLPLLLVLIPLLYLAQELTIRLALGTGLSYGELVRRRWGRRAERASAAVLLLSCLGALATQLAGLAGIGQLFGIPAWQTITLLCALVLAMVCTGSYRSVERIVLCLGVFELAFLAEAWLARPDPGQMAAQLSSLPLGSHDFLLLAAANIGTCVMPWTLCYQQSALLDKGLTLDDLKPARLDTLLGAILCQIITAGILIAAAAAFGDGAGGQSLDTIPEIAGGFTRLLGPTGGRLLFALALGGGALVAAIVVCLTSAWTLGELAGRRDSLEKHPLDAPWFYGGFAAMLAGADALVASGVNLVKLSIVTSVANALLLPVMLAGLYWLACRELPAPLAPSRRYRMALAPLLLLLAGFSLYAGVVGSLG from the coding sequence ATGAGCGGGACCGACATGCCGCTGCAACCATCGGCGCTGCGCCGGCTGCGCCACCTGCTGGCCGCGCTCGGCCCCGGCCTGGTGGTGATGCTGGCCGACACCGAAACCGGCAGCGTGATCGCCGCCGCCCAGAGCGGCGCGCACTGGGGCTACCGCATGCTGCCGCTGCTGTTGGTGCTGATTCCGTTGCTGTACCTGGCGCAGGAGCTGACGATACGGCTGGCGCTGGGCACCGGGCTGAGCTACGGCGAGCTGGTGCGCCGCCGCTGGGGCCGCCGCGCCGAGCGGGCCTCGGCCGCCGTGCTGCTGCTGAGCTGCCTGGGCGCGCTGGCCACGCAGCTGGCAGGCCTGGCCGGCATCGGCCAGCTGTTCGGCATCCCCGCCTGGCAGACGATAACCCTGCTGTGCGCGCTGGTCCTGGCCATGGTGTGCACCGGCAGCTACCGCTCGGTGGAGCGCATCGTGCTCTGCCTGGGCGTGTTCGAGCTGGCTTTTCTGGCCGAAGCCTGGCTGGCCCGCCCCGACCCGGGCCAGATGGCGGCGCAGCTGTCCAGCCTGCCGCTGGGCAGCCACGACTTCCTGCTGCTGGCCGCCGCCAACATCGGCACCTGCGTGATGCCGTGGACGCTCTGCTACCAGCAATCGGCGCTGCTGGACAAGGGGCTGACGCTGGACGACCTGAAGCCGGCGCGGCTGGACACGCTGCTGGGCGCCATCCTGTGCCAGATCATCACCGCCGGCATTTTGATCGCCGCCGCCGCGGCCTTCGGCGACGGCGCCGGCGGACAAAGCTTGGACACCATCCCCGAGATCGCCGGCGGCTTCACCCGCCTGCTCGGCCCCACCGGCGGCCGCCTGCTGTTCGCGCTGGCGCTGGGCGGCGGCGCGCTGGTCGCCGCCATCGTGGTCTGCCTGACCAGCGCCTGGACGCTGGGCGAACTGGCCGGACGGCGCGACTCGCTGGAAAAGCATCCGCTGGACGCGCCCTGGTTCTACGGCGGCTTCGCCGCGATGCTGGCCGGCGCCGACGCGCTGGTGGCCTCGGGCGTCAACCTGGTCAAGCTGTCCATCGTCACCTCGGTCGCCAACGCGCTCTTGCTGCCCGTGATGCTCGCCGGGCTGTACTGGCTGGCCTGCCGCGAGCTGCCGGCGCCGCTGGCGCCGAGCCGCCGCTACCGGATGGCGCTGGCGCCGCTGTTGCTGCTGCTCGCCGGCTTCAGCCTCTACGCCGGCGTCGTCGGCAGCCTGGGCTGA
- a CDS encoding TerC family protein (Members of this highly hydrophobic protein family,regularly are found preceded by the yybP-ykoY manganese riboswitch (see RF00080). A metal cation transport function is proposed.), with translation MEPDSLARSLSLTFQVSFLDLILSGDNALVIALACRSLPEALRRRAVLWGTGFAIVLRLLLAAVTGVLLRVPMLKLIGAVILLAIAIQLLLGGDEDGGGEALAERAGHSQQLWNAVMLVVGADLALSLDNVVALAAAAQGSVLFLLLGLALSVPLLMYGSLLLSRLMDGYPLLIPAGAAVLGWLAGGLAAGDALWGDWVASQAPALLVVAPLLGAGFVLLQSRIVREQRAKLPEPPPTPLFAPLARRLASLGDAGTHAGPAPAIPLSTPAETPPANLPPASVDAATAAEILPPAITASTEPLPRAGRDDSRLSPALKLLVGLAAAIGAVVLLWLAWHLISQGLLPAPHHRAPSPHP, from the coding sequence ATGGAACCCGACAGCCTCGCCCGCTCGCTGAGCCTGACCTTCCAGGTCTCCTTCCTGGACCTCATCCTCAGCGGCGACAACGCGCTGGTGATCGCGCTGGCCTGCCGCTCGCTGCCGGAAGCGTTGCGCCGCCGCGCCGTGCTGTGGGGCACCGGCTTCGCCATCGTCCTGCGGCTGCTGCTGGCCGCCGTCACCGGCGTGCTGCTGCGGGTGCCGATGCTGAAGCTGATCGGCGCCGTCATCCTGCTGGCCATCGCCATCCAGCTGCTGCTGGGCGGCGACGAAGACGGCGGCGGCGAAGCGCTGGCGGAGCGGGCCGGCCACAGCCAGCAACTATGGAACGCGGTGATGCTGGTGGTGGGCGCCGACCTTGCGCTGAGCCTGGACAATGTGGTGGCGCTGGCCGCCGCCGCCCAGGGCAGCGTGCTGTTCCTGCTGCTGGGCCTGGCGCTCAGCGTGCCGCTGCTGATGTACGGCAGCTTGCTGCTGTCCAGGCTGATGGACGGCTACCCGCTGCTGATCCCGGCCGGCGCCGCGGTGCTGGGCTGGCTGGCCGGCGGCCTGGCCGCCGGCGACGCGCTGTGGGGGGACTGGGTGGCCAGCCAGGCCCCGGCTCTGCTGGTGGTGGCGCCGCTTCTGGGCGCGGGCTTCGTGCTGCTGCAAAGCCGCATCGTCCGCGAGCAGCGGGCCAAATTGCCGGAGCCGCCGCCGACGCCGCTGTTCGCCCCCCTGGCCCGCAGGCTGGCCAGCCTGGGCGATGCCGGAACCCATGCCGGCCCGGCCCCGGCCATCCCGCTGTCGACGCCCGCCGAAACGCCGCCCGCCAACCTCCCTCCGGCGTCCGTCGACGCCGCTACCGCGGCCGAAATCCTTCCGCCGGCGATAACGGCCTCGACCGAGCCGCTGCCGCGCGCCGGTCGCGACGATTCTCGCCTCAGCCCCGCGCTCAAGCTGCTGGTCGGCCTCGCCGCGGCGATAGGCGCGGTCGTCTTGCTGTGGCTGGCCTGGCATTTGATCAGCCAGGGCCTGCTTCCCGCGCCTCACCATCGCGCGCCGTCTCCTCACCCCTGA
- a CDS encoding chitinase C-terminal domain-containing protein: MSKTLMLVKSGLAAGAMGGVALVAGTAQNVAPPPAALAPSYLVKTADSSCADPAWNAAAVYTGGQRVSYQNQTWQAKWWTQGNTPAAGDASPWQLIGQCGGGTPSDPPLVQVPPPTGNALCRPEALAQTQGVDVPYCAVYKQGGAEQLANGSRRRIIGYFTSWRTGKDGSPAYLASDIPWSKLTHINYAFAHVDGSNKLSVNETAPGNPATDMSWPGVAGAEMDASLPYKGHFNLLTQYKRKYPGVKTLISVGGWAETGGYFDANGKRVASGGFYSMTVNADGTVNQAGINAFSDSAVAFLRKYGFDGVDIDFEYPTSMNNAGNPLDWTFSNARLGSLNKGYVALLQTLRDRLDRAAAQDGRYYQITAAVPASGYLLRGMETFQGLKYLDFVNVMSYDLHGAWNRFVGPNAALYDDGKDAELAFWNVYSTPQYGNIGYLNTDWAYHYYRGGLPASRVNMGVPYYTRGWKNVSGGSNGLWGSSVGSNCPAGLTECGDGAVGIDNIWHDLDDSGKEIPGGSNPMWHAKNLEKGLAGSYLAAYGIDPTLPINQLTGSYQRNYNGALAAPWLWNAGKKVFLSTEDEQSIAQKAAWIDANNVGGVMFWELAGDYDWKAQRNNGQGEYFIGTTLTSLLYNTFSQPPKVSARRADAAPAPTAAIDVGFSLGGFKLGDQNYPINPKLTIVNRSQTTLPGGTEFQFDVPTSAPANIADQSGFGLKVVSAGHSGSNVGGLKGDFNRVSVKLPSWQSLGAGQSVTLDVVYYLPISGPSHYTVGLNGKTYAIRDEAPYLPYLR; this comes from the coding sequence GTGAGCAAGACCCTGATGCTTGTGAAAAGCGGCCTCGCAGCCGGCGCCATGGGCGGCGTCGCGTTGGTGGCCGGCACCGCGCAGAACGTCGCGCCGCCCCCCGCGGCGCTGGCGCCCTCCTACCTGGTCAAAACCGCCGACAGCAGCTGCGCCGACCCGGCCTGGAACGCCGCCGCCGTCTACACCGGCGGCCAGCGCGTCAGCTACCAGAACCAGACCTGGCAAGCCAAGTGGTGGACGCAGGGCAATACCCCGGCGGCAGGCGACGCCAGCCCCTGGCAGCTGATCGGCCAATGCGGCGGCGGCACGCCGTCCGATCCGCCGCTGGTGCAGGTGCCGCCGCCGACCGGCAACGCGCTGTGCCGGCCCGAGGCGCTGGCGCAGACCCAGGGGGTGGACGTTCCTTACTGCGCGGTCTACAAGCAGGGCGGCGCGGAGCAGCTGGCCAACGGCAGCCGCCGCCGCATCATCGGCTACTTCACCAGCTGGCGCACCGGCAAGGACGGCAGCCCGGCCTACCTGGCCAGCGACATCCCCTGGAGCAAGCTCACCCACATCAACTACGCCTTCGCCCACGTGGATGGAAGCAACAAGCTGTCGGTCAACGAGACCGCGCCGGGCAACCCGGCCACCGACATGAGCTGGCCGGGCGTGGCCGGCGCAGAGATGGACGCCAGCCTGCCGTACAAGGGCCACTTCAACCTGCTGACCCAGTACAAGCGCAAGTATCCCGGCGTGAAGACGCTGATCTCGGTCGGCGGCTGGGCCGAAACCGGCGGCTACTTCGACGCCAACGGCAAACGCGTGGCCAGCGGCGGCTTCTACAGCATGACCGTCAACGCCGACGGCACCGTCAATCAGGCCGGCATCAACGCCTTCTCCGACTCCGCCGTCGCCTTCCTGCGCAAATACGGCTTCGACGGCGTCGACATCGACTTCGAATACCCGACCTCGATGAACAACGCCGGCAACCCGCTGGACTGGACCTTCTCCAACGCCCGCCTGGGATCCTTGAACAAAGGCTACGTGGCGCTGCTGCAGACGTTGCGCGACCGGCTGGACCGCGCCGCCGCCCAGGACGGCCGCTACTACCAGATCACCGCCGCGGTGCCGGCCTCCGGCTATCTGCTGCGCGGCATGGAAACCTTCCAGGGCCTGAAGTATCTGGACTTCGTCAACGTGATGTCCTACGACCTGCACGGCGCGTGGAACCGCTTCGTCGGCCCCAACGCCGCGCTGTACGACGACGGCAAGGACGCGGAACTGGCGTTCTGGAACGTGTACAGCACGCCGCAGTACGGCAATATCGGCTACCTGAACACCGACTGGGCCTACCACTACTACCGCGGCGGCCTGCCCGCCTCGCGCGTCAACATGGGCGTGCCCTACTACACCCGCGGCTGGAAAAACGTCAGCGGCGGCAGCAATGGCCTGTGGGGCAGCTCGGTGGGCAGCAACTGCCCGGCCGGCCTGACCGAATGCGGCGACGGCGCGGTGGGCATAGACAACATCTGGCACGATCTGGACGACAGCGGCAAGGAGATCCCGGGCGGCTCCAACCCGATGTGGCACGCCAAGAACCTGGAGAAAGGCCTGGCCGGCAGCTACCTCGCCGCCTACGGCATCGACCCGACGCTGCCGATCAACCAGCTCACCGGCAGCTACCAGCGCAACTACAACGGCGCGCTGGCCGCGCCGTGGCTGTGGAACGCCGGCAAGAAGGTGTTCCTGTCCACCGAGGACGAGCAGTCGATCGCGCAGAAGGCCGCCTGGATAGACGCCAACAACGTCGGCGGCGTGATGTTCTGGGAGCTGGCCGGCGACTATGACTGGAAAGCCCAGCGCAACAACGGCCAGGGCGAGTACTTCATCGGCACCACGCTGACCTCGCTGCTGTACAACACCTTCAGCCAGCCGCCCAAGGTCAGCGCCCGCCGCGCCGACGCCGCGCCGGCGCCGACCGCGGCGATAGACGTGGGCTTCAGCCTGGGCGGCTTCAAGCTGGGCGACCAGAACTATCCGATCAACCCCAAGCTGACCATCGTCAACCGCTCGCAGACCACGCTGCCCGGCGGCACCGAGTTCCAGTTCGACGTGCCGACCTCGGCGCCGGCCAATATCGCCGACCAGTCCGGCTTCGGGCTCAAGGTGGTCAGCGCCGGCCACAGCGGCAGCAACGTCGGCGGCCTGAAGGGCGACTTCAACCGCGTGTCGGTGAAGCTGCCCAGCTGGCAGAGCCTGGGCGCCGGACAAAGCGTGACGCTGGACGTGGTGTATTACCTGCCGATCTCGGGCCCCAGCCACTACACGGTGGGCCTGAACGGCAAAACCTACGCTATCCGCGACGAAGCGCCCTACCTGCCTTATCTGCGCTGA